In Paracoccus aerodenitrificans, the following are encoded in one genomic region:
- a CDS encoding metallophosphoesterase: MSGTDADPVYVLGDVHGQLELLKHAHGLAHRDGGENARIVHLGDLIDRGPDSRGVIDYLMEGQARGHDWPVVRGNHDHKLPRFLEDPGWIDPGPSKPAYWTEDQKNGADATFASYGIPDAYELPLAELHERALRAIPPEHGAWVDAMPLYLRDPRGYFFVHAGVKPGVPLEDQSQTDLMWIRRPFHDSRLDHGAMVVHGHTPVKHVTNYGNRLNMDTGAAYGGPVSIARLEAKGVIWLLTESGPQPVAPEPDAVEILWL; the protein is encoded by the coding sequence ATGAGTGGAACGGATGCGGACCCGGTCTATGTGCTGGGGGATGTTCACGGCCAGCTTGAATTGCTGAAACATGCTCATGGTCTTGCGCATCGCGATGGCGGAGAGAATGCGCGGATCGTCCATCTGGGCGATCTGATCGATCGCGGGCCGGATTCGCGCGGTGTCATCGACTATCTGATGGAGGGTCAGGCGCGGGGCCATGACTGGCCGGTGGTCCGGGGAAATCACGATCACAAATTGCCGCGCTTTCTGGAAGATCCCGGCTGGATCGATCCGGGCCCCTCGAAACCTGCTTACTGGACAGAGGATCAGAAAAACGGGGCCGATGCGACATTTGCATCCTATGGCATCCCGGATGCCTATGAGTTGCCCTTGGCCGAACTGCATGAGCGGGCGCTCAGGGCGATCCCGCCCGAACATGGCGCGTGGGTGGATGCGATGCCGCTCTATCTTCGTGACCCGAGAGGCTATTTTTTCGTTCATGCCGGGGTGAAGCCGGGTGTGCCGCTTGAGGACCAGTCTCAGACCGATCTGATGTGGATCCGTCGCCCGTTCCATGACTCCCGCCTCGATCACGGGGCGATGGTGGTTCATGGTCATACGCCCGTGAAGCATGTCACCAATTACGGCAACCGGCTGAATATGGACACAGGCGCAGCTTATGGTGGGCCGGTCTCCATTGCCCGACTGGAGGCAAAAGGCGTGATCTGGCTGCTGACCGAGAGCGGGCCCCAACCTGTCGCACCGGAACCAGACGCGGTCGAGATCCTCTGGCTCTGA